A portion of the Malassezia japonica chromosome 3, complete sequence genome contains these proteins:
- the QCR6 gene encoding ubiquinol--cytochrome-c reductase subunit 6 (EggNog:ENOG503P47Z; COG:C): MSLLSALSNFGMSSSAVAEETAAPSWFASVFPVAHSEEEEKEEADEEKADDEAEKSEEADEEADEKEEDEDEDEDEDDDDDTMPAIYEECEKSSACGSVRHHFEECQERVTGGKGFPHEDCTEELAVI; this comes from the exons ATGTCTCTGCTGTCTGCCCTGAGCAACTTTGGCATGTCTTCCTCTGCGGTTGCCGAGGAGACCGCTGCTCCCAGCTGGTTCGCCTCTGTCTTCCCTGTCGCGCACAGCGAG GAggaggagaaggaggaggCTGACGAGGAGAAGGCCGACGATGAGGCTGAGAAGAGCGAGGAGGCTGACGAGGAGGCCGACGAaaaggaggaggacgaggacgaggacgaggacgaggacgatgaCGATGAC ACCATGCCTGCCATCTACGAGGAGTGCGAAAAGTCGTCGGCCTGCGGCAGTGTCCGGCATCACTTTGAGGAGTGCCAGGAACGTGTTACTGGTGGCAAGGGCTTCCCCCACGAGGACTGCACTGAGGAATT